A single window of Arcobacter venerupis DNA harbors:
- a CDS encoding heavy metal translocating P-type ATPase, protein MSKEKINLNISGMTCVNCSNGIEKVVGKLKGLESSKVSFASNEGEFYINTEFLDKQSLINKIEKLGYGVEENLEALEKSKLKAYNKLKRVFILSATIAVIMFYFMFFPLENMQINQYLMFFLATVVQFYAGSRFYILAFKALRNKNYDMNVLVALGTSAAYFYSVFVVLFPSLFPEHLRFIYFDGAVVIITFILLGRLLEERSKAKATDFLKKLMDLAPLNATLICEDGSYKTILATQLKVGDRVLIKSGEKISTDALIKKGSADIDTSMITGESMPVYKTIGDEVIAGTLNTSGVIEVEVLKESKDTTLSKIVELLSTAQSKKLPISRFADKVANIFVPAVILASVVTFLVWFFIVGDTMGAILASISVLIISCPCALGLATPIAIVSAVGKGAHEGILIKNPEILELIKDIKYAVFDKTGTLTTGIISVKDALYEESLLDILASLETQSEHPISKAVVNFAKAKNLACDKTFEDTQIIAGQGISASFEDKKLLIGSLSFLEKNDVVLETKYLEFYNKSLNDGSGVILASFDKKCVAVFALADTIKQGAKELIINLKAKNITPILLTGDNETTANSVAEKLGIEKVYAQVLPDEKYKVIIELQKEAKVMFVGDGINDSPSIKQADIGITLNSGSDITKDAGDIILINNDLNAVLKSINLSIESMKIIKQNLFWAFIYNAAGIPLAAGVFFPIFGIMLSPMYAGIAMSFSSVTVVLNSLRLKLKKI, encoded by the coding sequence ATGTCTAAAGAAAAAATCAATCTAAATATTTCAGGAATGACTTGTGTAAATTGTTCAAATGGAATAGAAAAGGTTGTTGGTAAATTAAAAGGTTTAGAATCTTCAAAAGTGAGTTTCGCTTCAAATGAGGGTGAATTTTATATAAATACAGAATTCTTAGATAAACAAAGTCTAATCAATAAAATAGAAAAGCTAGGTTATGGAGTTGAAGAAAATTTAGAAGCTTTAGAAAAAAGTAAATTAAAAGCATATAACAAGTTAAAAAGAGTTTTTATACTTAGTGCAACTATTGCTGTTATTATGTTCTATTTTATGTTCTTTCCACTTGAAAATATGCAAATAAATCAATATTTGATGTTTTTTTTAGCAACAGTTGTTCAGTTTTATGCTGGTTCAAGATTTTATATTTTGGCCTTTAAGGCTTTACGAAATAAAAATTATGATATGAATGTGTTGGTAGCTTTAGGAACAAGTGCTGCTTATTTTTATTCTGTTTTTGTAGTTTTATTCCCTTCTTTATTTCCTGAACATTTAAGATTTATCTATTTTGATGGAGCTGTTGTAATTATTACTTTTATACTTTTAGGGCGATTACTTGAAGAGCGTTCAAAAGCAAAAGCAACTGATTTTTTAAAAAAACTTATGGATTTAGCTCCTTTAAATGCAACCTTAATTTGTGAAGATGGAAGTTATAAAACTATTTTAGCAACACAGTTAAAAGTAGGAGATAGAGTTTTAATAAAATCAGGAGAAAAAATATCAACAGATGCACTTATAAAAAAAGGTAGTGCAGATATTGATACTTCTATGATTACAGGTGAATCAATGCCTGTTTATAAAACAATAGGCGATGAGGTAATTGCAGGAACTTTAAACACTTCTGGTGTTATTGAAGTGGAAGTTTTAAAAGAGTCAAAAGATACAACACTTTCTAAAATAGTTGAGCTTTTAAGTACTGCCCAAAGTAAAAAATTACCAATTAGCAGATTTGCAGATAAAGTTGCAAATATTTTTGTACCTGCTGTTATTTTGGCTTCTGTTGTGACTTTTTTAGTTTGGTTTTTTATTGTGGGAGACACAATGGGCGCAATATTAGCTTCTATTTCTGTATTGATTATCTCTTGTCCTTGTGCTTTAGGACTTGCAACTCCAATTGCCATTGTAAGTGCTGTTGGAAAAGGTGCACATGAGGGAATTTTGATAAAAAATCCAGAAATACTAGAACTAATAAAAGATATAAAATATGCAGTATTTGATAAAACGGGAACTTTAACAACTGGAATTATTAGTGTAAAAGATGCTCTTTATGAAGAGTCACTTTTAGATATTTTAGCTTCACTTGAAACACAAAGTGAACATCCTATTTCAAAAGCTGTGGTAAATTTTGCTAAGGCAAAAAATCTAGCTTGTGATAAAACATTTGAAGATACTCAAATCATTGCAGGGCAAGGAATAAGTGCAAGTTTTGAAGATAAAAAACTATTAATTGGAAGTCTTAGTTTTTTAGAAAAAAATGATGTTGTCCTAGAAACTAAATATTTAGAGTTTTATAATAAATCATTAAATGATGGCTCGGGAGTTATTTTGGCTTCTTTTGATAAAAAATGTGTGGCAGTTTTTGCTTTAGCAGATACCATAAAACAAGGTGCAAAAGAGTTAATAATAAATCTAAAAGCAAAAAATATAACTCCAATTTTATTAACAGGTGACAATGAAACTACAGCAAATAGTGTGGCAGAAAAATTAGGAATAGAAAAAGTATATGCTCAAGTTCTTCCCGATGAAAAATACAAAGTTATAATAGAACTTCAAAAAGAAGCAAAAGTCATGTTTGTGGGTGATGGAATAAATGATTCTCCCTCTATAAAACAAGCAGATATTGGAATAACACTAAATTCAGGTTCTGATATAACAAAAGATGCGGGAGATATTATTTTAATAAATAATGATTTAAATGCAGTATTAAAAAGTATAAATTTATCAATTGAATCAATGAAGATTATCAAACAAAATCTATTTTGGGCATTTATTTACAACGCTGCTGGAATTCCATTAGCAGCTGGTGTTTTTTTCCCGATTTTTGGAATAATGCTAAGCCCAATGTACGCAGGAATTGCCATGAGTTTTTCTTCAGTTACAGTAGTTCTAAATTCTTTGAGATTAAAACTAAAAAAAATTTAA
- a CDS encoding ArsR/SmtB family transcription factor has product MSNSKQLIRSCCEDISYICDIEKKLPNEGELAQLSNIFKALNDPIRVKILFALLEYEICVGEMVNLLQIPQSHVSHQLKILRKYGIVEFTKDKKMSFYYIKNEYIKTLLILAQKGIKE; this is encoded by the coding sequence ATGAGTAATTCGAAACAACTTATTCGTTCTTGTTGTGAAGATATAAGTTATATTTGTGATATAGAAAAAAAATTACCCAATGAGGGTGAACTTGCCCAATTAAGCAATATTTTTAAAGCACTAAACGATCCCATTCGAGTAAAAATTTTATTTGCTCTTTTAGAGTATGAAATTTGTGTGGGAGAGATGGTGAATTTATTACAAATCCCTCAATCTCACGTTTCCCACCAACTTAAAATTTTAAGAAAATATGGAATTGTTGAGTTTACAAAAGATAAAAAAATGTCTTTTTATTACATAAAAAATGAGTATATAAAAACATTATTGATACTTGCGCAAAAGGGCATAAAGGAATAA
- a CDS encoding DUF4885 family protein, whose translation MTINSNTQSFSSLNGAIKVTQSSQAESSFTTQTKKLTDSVSIDISSNSESLEEETVIQARNGYVNEEKEARIKIMREYYSSAVEENNQFENPYNHIWDKYKNTSSPYYIQGLTKEERNAAYTNELRFQRNGKDNGNLMLKDDPIFKSGGPVSGGVIETAERKAYDREKVNGQFQSLLDKYNISIPQDTKLSFTIDPNTLKATVTGTDDETLAKSVEDVINTADNAKQLFLHISSSRSDDSTQYNAESSSKYGLVQNIKDVTGYNLKDLEIKDGKFVTEDGTDVFEIYAKKINENPNKSDFTKQMTLGSDGAELAKLARNGFDSVPDLVLSIDYQNGSFYDVKQSENFGTQKSGWIKEWKEALFDKKKSQGADSMTESDYSDTTQFTKKYDDIDLTNNKNNTKKDNKEVLSKEELMLKYLFGDGKESKEDNEKNQINNTSLKN comes from the coding sequence ATGACTATAAACTCAAATACACAATCATTTAGCTCGTTAAATGGGGCAATAAAAGTAACTCAAAGCTCACAAGCAGAAAGTAGTTTTACTACTCAAACAAAAAAATTAACTGATTCAGTTAGTATAGATATAAGTTCAAATAGTGAATCATTAGAAGAAGAGACAGTTATTCAAGCTAGAAATGGTTACGTAAATGAAGAAAAAGAAGCACGAATTAAAATTATGCGGGAATACTATTCAAGTGCTGTTGAAGAAAATAATCAATTCGAAAATCCTTATAATCATATTTGGGATAAATATAAGAATACTTCTTCTCCTTATTATATACAAGGGTTAACTAAAGAAGAAAGAAATGCTGCATATACTAATGAACTCCGCTTCCAAAGAAATGGAAAAGATAATGGTAATTTAATGTTAAAAGATGACCCTATTTTTAAATCAGGTGGACCAGTATCAGGTGGAGTTATAGAAACAGCAGAAAGAAAAGCATACGATAGAGAAAAAGTAAATGGACAATTTCAATCTTTGTTAGATAAATATAATATCTCAATTCCACAAGATACTAAACTTTCATTTACCATTGACCCAAATACTCTAAAAGCAACTGTTACTGGAACTGATGATGAAACTCTTGCTAAATCAGTTGAAGATGTTATAAATACTGCTGATAATGCTAAACAACTATTTTTACATATTAGTTCAAGTCGTTCAGATGATTCAACACAATATAATGCAGAATCATCTTCAAAATATGGTTTAGTTCAAAATATAAAAGATGTAACAGGTTATAACTTAAAAGATTTAGAAATAAAAGATGGAAAGTTCGTGACAGAAGATGGAACAGATGTATTTGAAATATATGCAAAAAAGATTAATGAAAATCCAAATAAGTCTGATTTTACAAAACAGATGACTCTAGGTTCAGATGGAGCAGAGTTGGCAAAACTTGCAAGAAATGGATTTGATTCAGTGCCAGATTTAGTTTTATCAATAGATTATCAAAATGGTTCATTTTATGATGTAAAACAAAGTGAAAATTTTGGAACCCAAAAAAGTGGTTGGATTAAAGAGTGGAAAGAAGCACTTTTTGATAAAAAAAAATCGCAAGGAGCTGATTCTATGACTGAATCTGACTATTCAGATACAACACAATTTACTAAAAAATATGATGATATTGATTTAACAAATAATAAAAATAATACAAAAAAAGACAATAAAGAAGTTTTAAGTAAAGAGGAACTTATGTTGAAATATTTGTTTGGGGATGGAAAAGAATCAAAAGAAGATAATGAGAAGAATCAAATAAATAATACTTCACTTAAGAATTAA
- a CDS encoding dynamin family protein, whose protein sequence is MSANFNILKSFVTEYKETYTIHEIVYEEGLVGDIKKVQAKLLDEKFLPSNQLVGILNKQIRRARYPIEIAITGQFSSGKSTFLNALLARNVLPTGITPVTSKVNFINYGEEYKLKITYYSGAQEFAPIEAIADFTDQRQHEMKDIKYLTLYAPMDILKDISFVDTPGLNSQSQSDTDTTRKVLRDVGGIIWLTLIDNAGKLSEAEVLEEYMQHFKNKSLCVLNQKDKLTPEQVETTTKYVTEKFGKYFAQVTPISAKMALESRAHQKRVLLDDSFEAITKEFKTELNKNIGVSTLDFFQDRFEEFHKKISEINTKDMSGDMKLLKESNINQVLEFIENTIRPQAAETKEFAIKKDLRGICDILSKEYETITKVYDVLIDVLKACEPKVIEQFENIQKKYSKELFNIYNSLETIMEKIAHETYKNIKRKPAFRFEESKSFLGGKIEKFQYETFWIDSDAIYKSLFYDDQTIDKMFKRSIKLLKNIELNTDESFKDVYNLINNEVRKWQEPYELLRKHREIASDLEFSNTRHFAAKVYENVLKTYHTAILENISALRKKFAYFNGALSYSYIQTTQATISHFEQQISESEELYKKEPTRFSISHPREDEIVGKLKANFAFEKIEDFLTSKRNYLFKIVKYSKEQYLEINEDRINFVKSKKEQYLDKIKDLEKIKEEI, encoded by the coding sequence ATGAGTGCAAATTTTAATATCCTAAAAAGTTTTGTAACTGAGTATAAAGAAACATATACAATTCACGAAATAGTTTATGAAGAGGGATTAGTAGGAGACATAAAAAAAGTTCAAGCTAAACTTTTGGATGAAAAATTCCTACCTTCAAATCAACTTGTTGGTATTTTAAATAAACAAATTAGACGAGCTAGATACCCAATTGAAATTGCAATTACAGGACAATTTTCTTCTGGAAAATCTACATTTTTAAATGCTTTACTTGCAAGGAATGTACTTCCAACAGGAATTACACCAGTTACTTCAAAGGTAAACTTTATAAATTATGGAGAAGAGTATAAACTAAAAATTACATATTATTCAGGTGCTCAAGAATTTGCTCCAATAGAAGCAATTGCTGATTTTACAGATCAAAGACAACACGAAATGAAAGATATAAAATATCTTACCCTTTATGCTCCTATGGATATTTTAAAAGATATTTCATTTGTTGATACACCAGGACTTAACTCTCAATCTCAAAGTGATACTGATACAACTAGAAAAGTTCTAAGAGATGTTGGAGGAATTATTTGGTTAACTCTTATTGATAATGCAGGAAAACTTTCAGAAGCAGAAGTTTTAGAAGAGTATATGCAACACTTTAAAAACAAATCTTTATGTGTTTTAAATCAAAAAGATAAGTTAACTCCTGAGCAAGTTGAAACAACTACAAAATACGTAACTGAAAAATTTGGGAAATATTTTGCACAAGTTACTCCTATTTCTGCAAAAATGGCACTGGAATCAAGAGCACATCAAAAAAGAGTATTACTTGATGATTCATTTGAAGCTATTACAAAAGAGTTTAAAACTGAACTAAATAAAAATATTGGTGTTTCTACTTTAGATTTTTTCCAAGATAGATTTGAAGAATTCCACAAAAAAATTAGTGAAATTAACACAAAAGATATGTCAGGAGATATGAAACTTTTAAAAGAATCTAATATCAACCAAGTTCTGGAATTTATTGAAAATACAATTAGACCACAAGCAGCAGAAACAAAAGAGTTTGCAATTAAAAAAGATTTAAGAGGCATTTGTGATATTCTTTCTAAAGAGTATGAAACAATTACAAAAGTTTATGATGTTTTAATTGATGTATTAAAAGCTTGTGAACCAAAAGTTATTGAACAATTTGAAAATATTCAGAAAAAATATTCAAAAGAGTTATTTAATATTTATAACTCATTAGAAACAATTATGGAAAAAATTGCCCATGAAACATACAAAAATATTAAAAGAAAACCAGCTTTTAGATTTGAAGAATCAAAAAGTTTCTTAGGTGGGAAAATAGAAAAATTCCAATATGAAACATTTTGGATTGATTCAGATGCAATTTATAAAAGCCTATTTTATGATGACCAAACTATTGATAAAATGTTTAAAAGGTCAATTAAACTATTAAAAAATATTGAACTAAACACAGATGAATCTTTCAAAGATGTATACAATCTAATTAATAATGAAGTTAGAAAATGGCAAGAACCATATGAACTTCTTAGAAAACACAGAGAAATTGCTTCAGATTTAGAATTTTCAAATACAAGACACTTTGCTGCAAAAGTATATGAAAATGTTTTAAAAACATACCATACAGCTATTTTAGAAAATATATCTGCATTAAGAAAAAAATTCGCTTACTTCAATGGAGCCTTATCATATTCTTATATTCAAACTACACAAGCGACTATTAGCCACTTTGAACAACAAATATCTGAATCTGAAGAGTTATATAAAAAAGAGCCAACAAGATTTTCTATCTCTCACCCAAGAGAAGATGAAATCGTTGGAAAATTAAAAGCAAATTTTGCATTTGAGAAAATTGAAGATTTCTTAACTTCAAAAAGAAACTATCTGTTTAAAATAGTAAAATACTCAAAAGAGCAATACTTAGAGATAAATGAAGATAGAATAAATTTTGTAAAATCAAAAAAAGAACAATATCTTGATAAAATTAAAGATTTAGAAAAAATAAAAGAAGAGATTTAA
- a CDS encoding DUF4885 family protein — protein MTINSNTQSFSSLNGAIKVTQSSQAESSFTTQTKKLTDSVSIDISSNSESLEEETVIQARNGYVNPEEARQVKILEEHYSKMNEENKKFDYPYNHIFDKYKNTSSPYYVQGLTKQERDIAYSTEIHYLKDRKMFAYADAILRDETPILGDVDVAERKAYDREKVNEQFQSLLDKYNISIPQDTKLSFTIDPNTLKATVTGTDDETLTKSIEDVINTADNAKQLFLHISSSRSDDSTQYNAESSSKYGLVQNIKDVTGYNLKDLEIKDGKFVTEDGTDVFEIYTKKINENPNKSDFTKQMSIASDGAALAKLARNGFDSVPDLVLSIDYQNGSFYDVKQSENFGTEKNGWIKEWKDAKTTEAMAHKKEEYESQYLDTTQFTQKYNDIDLTSNKTNTKKENKEVLSKEELMLKYLFGDGKESKEDKDFLSSSFLNKEAL, from the coding sequence ATGACTATAAACTCAAATACACAATCATTTAGCTCGTTAAATGGGGCAATAAAAGTAACTCAAAGCTCACAAGCAGAAAGTAGTTTTACTACTCAAACAAAAAAATTAACTGATTCAGTTAGTATAGATATAAGTTCAAATAGTGAATCATTAGAAGAAGAGACTGTTATTCAAGCTAGAAATGGTTATGTAAATCCAGAAGAAGCAAGACAAGTTAAAATCTTAGAAGAACATTATTCAAAAATGAATGAAGAAAATAAGAAATTTGATTATCCTTATAACCATATTTTTGATAAATATAAAAATACTTCATCACCTTATTATGTACAAGGATTAACTAAACAAGAAAGAGATATTGCTTATAGTACAGAAATACACTATTTAAAAGACAGAAAAATGTTTGCTTACGCAGATGCAATTTTAAGAGATGAAACACCAATTTTAGGTGATGTAGATGTAGCAGAAAGAAAAGCATACGATAGAGAAAAAGTGAATGAACAATTTCAATCTTTGTTAGATAAATATAATATCTCAATTCCACAAGATACTAAACTTTCATTTACCATTGACCCAAATACTCTAAAAGCAACTGTTACTGGAACTGATGATGAAACTCTTACTAAATCTATTGAAGATGTTATAAATACTGCTGATAATGCAAAACAATTATTTTTACATATTAGTTCAAGTCGTTCAGATGATTCAACACAATATAATGCAGAATCATCTTCAAAATATGGTTTAGTTCAAAATATAAAAGATGTAACAGGTTATAACTTAAAAGATTTAGAAATAAAAGATGGAAAGTTTGTAACAGAAGATGGAACAGATGTATTTGAAATATATACAAAAAAGATTAATGAAAATCCAAATAAGTCTGATTTTACAAAACAGATGAGTATAGCTTCAGATGGAGCAGCGTTGGCAAAACTTGCAAGAAATGGATTTGATTCAGTACCAGATTTAGTTTTATCAATAGATTATCAAAATGGTTCATTTTATGATGTAAAACAAAGTGAAAACTTTGGGACTGAAAAAAATGGTTGGATAAAAGAGTGGAAAGATGCAAAAACAACAGAAGCAATGGCTCATAAAAAGGAAGAATATGAATCTCAATATTTAGATACAACACAATTTACTCAAAAATATAATGATATAGATTTAACAAGTAATAAAACTAATACAAAAAAAGAGAATAAAGAAGTTTTAAGTAAAGAGGAACTTATGTTGAAATATTTGTTTGGGGATGGAAAAGAATCAAAAGAAGATAAAGACTTTTTAAGTAGTAGTTTTCTTAATAAGGAAGCGTTATAG
- a CDS encoding HPP family protein, with protein MKKFFKQFKKINSESLEKSNILWSWIASFIGILAISYFHRNILNDKDLTLVIGSFGASAVLVYGAVNSPLAQPRNLIGGHILSALVGVISFKLFSGNILLCSAFAVSTSILIMQLTLTLHPPGGATALIAVIGSNQIHDLGFLYVLVPVTSGAFILLIIAVIINNIPKHRYYPESLKDYNKKWFSDE; from the coding sequence ATGAAAAAGTTTTTTAAACAGTTCAAAAAAATAAATTCAGAATCTTTGGAAAAATCAAATATTCTTTGGTCTTGGATTGCTTCATTTATAGGAATATTAGCCATTTCATATTTTCATCGTAATATCTTAAATGACAAAGATTTAACTTTAGTAATTGGCTCTTTTGGAGCTAGTGCTGTTTTAGTTTATGGAGCGGTGAATTCTCCCCTTGCTCAACCTAGAAATTTAATTGGTGGACATATTTTATCCGCATTAGTGGGAGTGATTTCATTTAAATTATTTTCTGGAAACATTCTATTATGTTCAGCTTTTGCTGTTTCAACTTCCATTTTAATTATGCAATTAACTCTTACCTTACATCCGCCAGGTGGCGCAACAGCCCTAATTGCAGTTATTGGAAGTAATCAAATACATGACTTGGGGTTTTTATATGTTTTAGTTCCTGTGACTTCTGGAGCTTTTATTTTGCTAATAATTGCAGTGATAATAAATAACATCCCTAAACACAGATATTATCCTGAATCTTTAAAAGATTACAATAAAAAATGGTTTAGCGATGAATAA
- a CDS encoding glycosyltransferase, translating to MSKFLYITDQDEYTDHSFIGPLFQKYLTKHFDINTTYFSKVKTKIEIEDDGRIIIPENLKNNIIKELSNSGIDLYEYQFVVIRNSTDLLKEVLKQKEKYNFKVGFRLSFPKRIAKLQTDEANNKKTLFDVISNKIQTYSEIYLINECDIFLPTSFQMKNDYFKDVKIRTFVIPSAIDPDVLQSNIQHEGSEKRFFYAGTLDKLREFETILEAFSNISSSNYKLMISTKDPEYLDDLLNEFSNLRDNIEIHDAKTRNELLELIALADVGLSPLPDIALFNSSTPMKVLDYYSSAVPCIMSNNENNASIFEDNVSAWFTNFDEQSIKEKLEYIISLSKEEVAQVGINGQKRLLDVRNYKRIADDLAHQLNIL from the coding sequence ATGAGCAAGTTTTTATATATTACTGATCAAGATGAATACACAGACCATAGTTTTATTGGCCCTTTATTTCAAAAATATTTAACTAAACATTTTGATATAAACACAACTTATTTTTCAAAAGTTAAAACAAAGATTGAAATAGAAGATGATGGTAGAATCATAATTCCAGAAAATCTAAAAAATAATATTATCAAAGAATTATCAAACAGTGGAATAGATTTATACGAATATCAATTTGTTGTAATTAGAAATTCTACGGATTTATTAAAAGAAGTTTTAAAACAAAAAGAAAAATATAATTTCAAAGTTGGCTTTAGATTATCTTTTCCTAAAAGAATTGCAAAACTTCAAACGGATGAAGCTAATAATAAAAAAACACTTTTTGATGTTATAAGTAATAAAATTCAAACTTATTCAGAAATTTATCTTATAAATGAGTGTGATATTTTTTTACCAACTTCTTTTCAAATGAAAAATGATTATTTCAAAGATGTAAAAATTAGAACTTTTGTAATTCCATCGGCAATTGACCCAGATGTTTTACAAAGTAACATTCAGCATGAAGGAAGCGAAAAAAGATTCTTTTATGCAGGAACTCTTGATAAATTAAGAGAGTTTGAAACTATTTTAGAAGCATTTAGTAATATTAGTAGTTCAAATTATAAACTAATGATTTCAACAAAAGACCCTGAATATTTAGATGATTTATTAAATGAATTTTCAAATCTAAGAGATAATATTGAAATTCATGATGCAAAAACAAGAAATGAGTTATTGGAACTTATTGCACTTGCAGATGTTGGATTATCACCACTTCCAGATATTGCACTATTTAATAGTTCAACCCCTATGAAAGTTTTAGATTATTATTCAAGTGCCGTTCCTTGTATTATGAGTAATAATGAAAATAATGCTTCAATTTTTGAAGACAATGTTAGTGCTTGGTTTACAAACTTTGATGAACAATCAATAAAAGAAAAACTTGAATATATTATTTCACTATCAAAAGAGGAAGTGGCACAAGTTGGAATTAATGGTCAAAAAAGACTTCTTGATGTAAGAAACTATAAAAGAATTGCTGACGATTTAGCTCACCAACTAAATATTTTATAA
- a CDS encoding YgjP-like metallopeptidase domain-containing protein has translation MKYLNHYPKDLQDKIKVLIEKEKLSSYIKTKYPNAHSFTNDKTLYSYVMDFKNEYFKKHQVSKVMYDGKINVINNALGMHSIVSRVQGGKLKSKNEIRVASVFKNMPEEFLQMIVVHELAHFKEKEHDKAFYNLCTFMMPSYHQVEFDLRVYLTHVDLFGKLY, from the coding sequence ATGAAATACCTAAACCACTACCCAAAAGATTTACAAGATAAAATCAAAGTTTTGATAGAAAAAGAAAAACTATCATCATACATAAAAACAAAATATCCAAACGCTCACAGCTTTACAAATGACAAAACTTTATACTCTTATGTGATGGATTTCAAAAACGAATATTTTAAAAAACATCAAGTTTCAAAAGTAATGTATGATGGAAAAATAAATGTAATCAACAATGCTTTGGGAATGCACTCAATTGTTTCGAGGGTTCAAGGTGGAAAACTAAAATCAAAAAATGAAATAAGAGTTGCCTCAGTTTTTAAAAACATGCCTGAAGAGTTCTTACAAATGATTGTTGTACATGAACTTGCTCACTTCAAAGAAAAAGAGCATGACAAAGCTTTTTACAATCTTTGCACCTTTATGATGCCCTCTTATCATCAAGTTGAATTTGATTTGCGAGTCTATTTAACCCATGTTGATTTATTTGGGAAACTCTACTAA